One genomic region from bacterium encodes:
- a CDS encoding amylo-alpha-1,6-glucosidase, protein MIELGRDLCSNLAVSSQREWLVANGIGGYASGTVSGVPTRRYHGLLVAALNPPLGRTLLVPKLEEWAEYRGRLFPMGANRWASGAVEPQGFLLLDRFHLEGTTPVWTYALADAILTKRVWMEPGANTTYVRYDLPRAGSPVTLELAAMVDYRDYHGNTRAGGWTMAVDSIPHGVRVTAFSGARPFFLLCERADTYPSHDWYREYFHTEEAHRGLDPVEDHLRAATFRATLSPGESLTLVAAVEESPSLDGEASLKRRRVHEEERIARAAPMWDTADPLWGRIRQLILAADPFIVRRAVGEKPDGMSVIAGYHWFGDWGRDTMIALPGLTVPTGRTGDAATILRTFARFADRGMLPNRFPDAGEEPEYNTADADPPFTPRGCIAQAWSVAEVLRALFATKPA, encoded by the coding sequence ATGATCGAACTCGGACGGGACCTCTGTTCGAACCTCGCCGTTTCCTCCCAGCGGGAGTGGCTGGTGGCCAACGGTATCGGTGGGTACGCCTCGGGGACGGTCTCCGGCGTTCCGACCCGGCGGTATCACGGCCTTCTCGTTGCCGCCCTGAACCCGCCTCTTGGACGGACGCTCCTCGTACCGAAGCTGGAGGAGTGGGCGGAGTACCGCGGGCGCCTCTTCCCGATGGGGGCCAACCGCTGGGCCAGCGGGGCCGTGGAGCCGCAGGGGTTCCTCCTCCTGGACCGGTTCCACCTCGAGGGAACCACGCCGGTCTGGACCTATGCGCTGGCCGACGCGATCCTCACGAAACGGGTCTGGATGGAGCCGGGGGCGAACACGACGTACGTCCGGTACGACCTGCCGCGGGCCGGAAGCCCCGTTACGCTGGAGCTGGCCGCCATGGTCGATTACCGCGACTACCATGGCAACACCCGGGCGGGCGGATGGACGATGGCGGTCGATTCGATCCCCCATGGTGTGCGCGTCACCGCCTTTTCCGGGGCAAGACCTTTCTTCCTGCTCTGCGAACGCGCCGATACCTACCCGTCGCACGACTGGTACCGGGAGTATTTCCACACCGAGGAGGCACACCGGGGACTTGACCCGGTGGAGGATCACCTGCGCGCCGCCACCTTCCGGGCCACCCTATCTCCCGGCGAGTCGCTGACCCTTGTCGCCGCCGTCGAGGAGTCGCCGAGCCTGGATGGGGAAGCATCCCTGAAGAGGCGCCGGGTCCACGAAGAGGAGCGGATCGCCCGGGCCGCGCCGATGTGGGACACCGCGGACCCTCTCTGGGGCCGGATCCGGCAACTGATCCTCGCGGCGGATCCGTTCATCGTGCGCCGCGCGGTCGGGGAAAAGCCCGACGGGATGTCCGTCATCGCCGGATATCATTGGTTCGGGGACTGGGGGCGGGACACCATGATCGCCCTCCCCGGCCTGACCGTTCCGACCGGCCGGACCGGGGACGCCGCCACGATCCTGCGCACCTTCGCCCGCTTCGCCGACCGCGGCATGCTTCCCAACCGGTTCCCGGACGCCGGCGAGGAACCGGAATACAACACCGCCGACGCCGACCCGCCGTTCACTCCACGGGGCTGCATCGCCCAGGCGTGGAGCGTGGCCGAGGTCCTGCGGGCGTTATTCGCCACAAAGCCCGCGTAG
- a CDS encoding NAD(P)H-hydrate epimerase, which yields MTTAIPWHRDDLPYLTVPQMIEVDRAMVEDFRIDLVRMMENAGRALAHLGRVRFFEGDPRGRKAVVLAGTGGNGGGALVCARRLHAWGADVRVFLARPPGEFTPVPARQLEILRRMEVPFSDGLPPAGTARPDLVVDGVIGYSLKGPPRGTAAGLIRWANGRDAPVLALDVPSGFDAATGAALEPAVRAAATLTLALPKEGLRAPGAEKYVGELYLADIGIPPSLYAGTALGLSVGPLFAESDLLRLR from the coding sequence ATGACGACGGCCATCCCCTGGCATCGGGACGATCTCCCGTACCTGACCGTCCCGCAGATGATCGAGGTCGACCGCGCGATGGTGGAGGATTTCCGGATCGACCTCGTCCGGATGATGGAGAACGCCGGGAGGGCCCTCGCCCATCTGGGCCGCGTCCGGTTTTTCGAGGGCGACCCGAGGGGGAGGAAGGCGGTCGTCCTCGCGGGGACGGGCGGCAACGGGGGCGGGGCGCTGGTCTGCGCGCGACGGCTGCACGCCTGGGGCGCGGACGTCCGGGTCTTCCTGGCCCGGCCCCCCGGGGAATTCACACCGGTGCCGGCCCGGCAACTGGAGATCCTGCGTCGCATGGAGGTACCCTTCTCGGATGGGTTGCCTCCCGCGGGGACGGCCCGGCCGGACCTGGTCGTGGACGGCGTGATCGGCTACAGCCTGAAAGGTCCCCCCCGCGGGACGGCCGCGGGACTGATCCGCTGGGCCAACGGCCGGGACGCCCCTGTCCTTGCCCTGGATGTCCCTTCCGGGTTCGACGCCGCGACGGGCGCGGCCCTCGAACCGGCGGTCCGGGCGGCGGCGACGCTGACGCTGGCCCTCCCCAAGGAAGGGCTTCGCGCCCCGGGCGCGGAGAAATACGTGGGAGAGCTGTACCTGGCGGACATCGGGATCCCGCCTTCCCTCTACGCCGGAACCGCCTTGGGGTTGTCCGTCGGCCCCCTCTTCGCCGAAAGCGACCTTCTTCGCCTTCGGTAA
- a CDS encoding GMC family oxidoreductase, translated as MTRRGVASSVAGTWKAEDLYRVHGERTVDPTDPPASNPYPYPTVSHEPRIQQLSDDFTRLGLKPFHVPLGIQLDEKHPRTSKCIRCDTCDGFPCLVDAKSDAQVLCVDPALQHPNIRLLTNATVERLDTSPSGREVTKVTVKHNSETETYSSDIVVVSCGAINSAALLLRSASDKHPRGLANSSDVVGRHYMGHVNSVLMALSKCPNPTVFQKTLAVNDFYFGSKEWPHPMGHISFVGKLDGETLSAGAPAIAPGWTLALMARHSLDFWLTSEDLPDPDNRVTLDSEGRIVLRYTPNNEEGHKRLIARLKDLMRLQAKCPEHGHECHQGLFARNLYVGQRIPLAGVAHQNGTVRFGRDPKTSALDVHCKAHDLDNLYVVDGGFFPSSAAVNPALTIMANALRVGDHLLERMK; from the coding sequence ATTACACGACGCGGCGTTGCATCTTCCGTTGCGGGTACATGGAAAGCGGAGGATCTCTACCGGGTGCACGGCGAGCGTACCGTGGATCCGACGGACCCGCCGGCGAGTAATCCGTATCCATATCCAACGGTCAGCCACGAGCCGCGAATTCAGCAACTGAGCGATGATTTTACGCGGCTGGGACTCAAACCGTTCCATGTGCCGCTGGGAATCCAGCTGGATGAAAAGCATCCACGCACGAGCAAGTGCATCCGGTGCGACACGTGCGATGGCTTCCCGTGCCTGGTGGACGCGAAGTCGGATGCGCAGGTGCTCTGCGTGGACCCTGCGCTTCAGCACCCCAACATTCGCCTGCTGACGAATGCAACCGTCGAGAGACTGGACACCAGTCCGTCGGGCCGTGAGGTAACAAAGGTCACCGTAAAGCACAACAGTGAGACGGAAACCTACTCGTCGGACATCGTGGTGGTGTCGTGCGGAGCGATCAACTCGGCGGCCCTGTTGCTTCGTTCCGCCAGCGACAAGCACCCGCGCGGCCTGGCGAACTCCTCGGACGTGGTCGGGCGCCACTACATGGGCCACGTCAACTCGGTGCTGATGGCCCTCTCGAAGTGCCCCAACCCGACGGTGTTCCAGAAGACCCTCGCGGTGAACGATTTCTACTTCGGGTCGAAGGAGTGGCCCCACCCGATGGGGCACATCTCCTTCGTCGGGAAGCTCGACGGCGAGACGCTTTCGGCGGGAGCGCCGGCGATCGCTCCGGGATGGACGCTGGCCCTGATGGCCCGGCATTCGCTCGATTTCTGGCTGACCTCCGAGGACCTTCCCGACCCGGACAACCGCGTGACGCTGGACAGCGAGGGAAGGATCGTCCTCCGGTACACGCCGAACAACGAGGAAGGCCACAAGCGGCTGATCGCACGGTTGAAGGACCTGATGCGGCTCCAGGCGAAATGTCCGGAGCACGGCCACGAGTGCCACCAGGGGCTGTTCGCGAGAAATCTTTACGTCGGTCAGCGGATCCCGCTGGCCGGGGTGGCCCACCAGAACGGAACCGTCCGGTTCGGGCGGGATCCCAAGACCTCGGCGCTCGACGTCCACTGCAAGGCGCACGACCTGGACAACCTGTACGTCGTGGACGGCGGCTTCTTCCCGTCGAGCGCGGCCGTCAACCCGGCGCTCACCATCATGGCCAACGCCCTGCGCGTGGGCGACCATCTGCTGGAGCGGATGAAATGA
- a CDS encoding transglutaminase domain-containing protein, whose translation MEHALMANTRDEIASYRLRDEIVVTDLPKGNHLLEVWIPVPQTDANQQVLEVSVESDADLSHHYDREWGNAIFYARLPSAKGFRAECFYQVERRPAQVVADPARSLSLRGTPPPYARYLAPEKHVRVDEETRKRALDLIGAEKNPLRQARIFYDHVTGYMTYDQEKQSWKGSTDHALVCQVGNCNDIHALYLSLCRSVGIPARLVMGFALEGEDQCDLCGYHCWAETYVGGLGWLPVDASCACRYGHAGFGSLDLNHVAFSRGRDLLLEPAQRGDRLLFFPSAYAEVDGAAFPGVERHLRFDRIGTAA comes from the coding sequence ATGGAACATGCCCTGATGGCAAATACCCGTGACGAAATAGCCAGTTATCGTCTGCGGGACGAGATCGTCGTAACGGATCTCCCCAAGGGAAACCACCTTCTGGAGGTCTGGATCCCCGTTCCGCAAACCGACGCGAACCAGCAGGTCCTCGAGGTTTCCGTTGAGTCGGATGCCGACCTTTCCCATCACTACGACCGGGAGTGGGGAAATGCGATCTTTTACGCAAGGCTCCCCTCCGCAAAGGGGTTTCGCGCGGAATGCTTCTACCAGGTGGAGCGTCGGCCGGCGCAGGTCGTCGCGGATCCGGCCCGCTCTCTCTCTCTTCGCGGGACGCCCCCCCCGTACGCTCGATACCTGGCGCCCGAGAAGCACGTGCGCGTCGATGAGGAGACGCGGAAACGGGCCCTCGACCTCATCGGCGCGGAAAAGAACCCCTTGCGCCAGGCAAGGATCTTCTATGACCACGTGACCGGGTACATGACGTACGACCAGGAGAAGCAGTCCTGGAAGGGCAGCACCGACCATGCGCTCGTCTGCCAGGTCGGCAACTGCAACGACATCCACGCATTGTATTTGTCATTATGCCGTTCCGTCGGGATCCCGGCCCGCCTGGTGATGGGGTTTGCCCTGGAGGGAGAGGACCAGTGCGACCTGTGCGGGTATCATTGTTGGGCGGAGACATATGTCGGCGGTTTGGGGTGGCTCCCCGTCGATGCCTCGTGCGCGTGCCGCTACGGGCATGCGGGCTTCGGTTCCCTGGACCTGAACCACGTCGCGTTTTCCCGGGGGAGGGATCTTCTCCTCGAGCCCGCGCAGCGCGGGGACCGGCTTCTGTTCTTCCCGTCCGCGTACGCGGAAGTGGACGGCGCGGCCTTTCCCGGCGTCGAGCGGCATCTGCGGTTCGACCGGATCGGGACCGCCGCCTGA